One Bombina bombina isolate aBomBom1 chromosome 5, aBomBom1.pri, whole genome shotgun sequence DNA segment encodes these proteins:
- the LOC128659522 gene encoding spindlin-Z-like isoform X2, with product MKTPFGKAAGQRARGDAAHAGVSASMMKKRTSHKKHRNNVGPSKPISQPRRNIVGCRIQHGWKEGSRPITQWKGTVLDQLLDDYKERDLHIMPDSNDSPPAEREPGEVVDSLVGKQVGYAKEDGSKRTGMVIHQVEAKPSVYFIKFDDDFHIYVYNLVKTS from the exons ATGAAGACCCCATTCGGAAAGGCAGCAGGTCAGAGAGCCAGAGGTGATGCAGCACATGCAGGTGTGTCTGCCAGTATGATGAAAAAAAGGACTTCTCACAAGAAGCATCGAAATAATGTTGGTCCAAGCAAACCAATTTCCCAGCCCCGGAGGAATATTGTAGGTTGCAGAATACAGCATGGTTGGAAAGAAGGTAGTCGCCCAATAACACAATGGAAAGGAACTGTATTGGATCAA CTATTAGATGACTACAAAGAAAGAGATCTCCACATCATGCCAGACTCTAATGATTCCCCTCCAGCAGAAAGAGAACCAGGAGAAGTTGTGGACAGCCTTGTAGGAAAGCAAGTGGGGTATGCCAAAGAAGATGGCTCAAAAAGGACTGGCATGGTAATACACCAAGTGGAAGCCAAACCCTCTGTTTATTTCATAAAATTTGATGACGATTTCCATATTTATGTCTACAATTTGGTGAAGACATCGTAG
- the LOC128659522 gene encoding spindlin-Z-like isoform X1 — protein MKTPFGKAAGQRARGDAAHAGVSASMMKKRTSHKKHRNNVGPSKPISQPRRNIVGCRIQHGWKEGSRPITQWKGTVLDQVPVNPSLYLIKYDGFDCVYGLQLHKDERVSALEVLPDRVASSRISDAHLADTMIGKAVEHMFETEDGSKDEWRGMVLARAPIMNTWFYITYEKDPVLYMYQLLDDYKERDLHIMPDSNDSPPAEREPGEVVDSLVGKQVGYAKEDGSKRTGMVIHQVEAKPSVYFIKFDDDFHIYVYNLVKTS, from the coding sequence ATGAAGACCCCATTCGGAAAGGCAGCAGGTCAGAGAGCCAGAGGTGATGCAGCACATGCAGGTGTGTCTGCCAGTATGATGAAAAAAAGGACTTCTCACAAGAAGCATCGAAATAATGTTGGTCCAAGCAAACCAATTTCCCAGCCCCGGAGGAATATTGTAGGTTGCAGAATACAGCATGGTTGGAAAGAAGGTAGTCGCCCAATAACACAATGGAAAGGAACTGTATTGGATCAAGTGCCAGTCAACCCATCCCTTTATCTTATTAAATATGATGGATTTGATTGTGTCTATGGACTACAACTCCACAAGGATGAGCGAGTGTCTGCTCTTGAAGTTCTTCCAGATAGAGTTGCTTCATCTCGAATTAGTGATGCTCACTTGGCAGACACAATGATTGGTAAAGCTGTTGAACACATGTTTGAAACAGAAGATGGTTCTAAGGATGAGTGGAGAGGAATGGTCTTAGCAAGAGCTCCCATAATGAACACATGGTTTTATATAACCTACGAGAAGGACCCAGTTTTATATATGTATCAGCTATTAGATGACTACAAAGAAAGAGATCTCCACATCATGCCAGACTCTAATGATTCCCCTCCAGCAGAAAGAGAACCAGGAGAAGTTGTGGACAGCCTTGTAGGAAAGCAAGTGGGGTATGCCAAAGAAGATGGCTCAAAAAGGACTGGCATGGTAATACACCAAGTGGAAGCCAAACCCTCTGTTTATTTCATAAAATTTGATGACGATTTCCATATTTATGTCTACAATTTGGTGAAGACATCGTAG